Below is a window of Corynebacterium kalinowskii DNA.
TGCTCATAGCAGCGGGAACGTTGCTGTTCGGCTCCCGTGTGGGACTTGAAACCTCTGAGCAATTCATGGACACCCCAGAATCCATCAGTGCAGCCGAGACGCTGGAACGCGAGTTCCAAGCAGATGCTACCCCGGCCAATGTGTGGGCGAAAGATGTCGCCGCCACCACCAAGGAGATTGAGCAGTTGGGTGGCCGGGTCATGAGCACAAAGGAGGACGTGCTGCTTGTCTCCGGCCCATCCGTAGACGAGCTTCGCGCGGGCCTGAGCAACGCAACTGTGGGCGGCCCGGAAGCCGAGAACCAGGACAACATTGCCGCCGCAAAGCGGGATCAGCTGGTAGTATTCCCACTGCTCGCACTGCTAGTGACGCTGGCACTTGGTTTCTTGCTGCGCTCGTGGGTAGCCCCACTGATCATGGTGTCCACCGTCATCCTGACGTACTTCTCCGCGATGGGCCTTTCCTGGCTCGTGTTCCAGCACGTGTTCAAGTTCAGTGCGATCGCCGAGACCACTCCGCTGTACGCCTTTGTCTTCCTCGTGGCTTTAGGTGTCGACTACAACATCTTCTTGATCACTCGTGCGAAGGAAGAAGCTACCCATGTGGGAACGCGGGAAGGAATTCTCAAGGCGCTATCTTCCACCGGCGGCGTGATCACCTCTGCGGGCATCCTGCTGGCCTCGGTGTTTGCCGCGCTCGGTGTCCTCCCGCTGATTGCGCTGGCACAGATGGGCGTGGTCATTTTCATCGGTGTGCTGATCGATACGCTTCTGGTGCGCACCGTTGTGATGCCAGCAATCGTGATGAAGCTCGGCGACACATTCTGGAAGTAGACTCTTAGAACTCCCGTACCACGACGTACCAGTCGGTATCTATCTTCTTCACCCGGACCAATTGGTCCGGGCCGTTCGCCACGGGCTCAACGGTAGTTCGCAACACATAGCTCTGGTCGATGAATCCAGTGCCAAAATTGAACGCCCGCTCACCGACAACAGTAGAACAGTAGTGAACTTTGCTGAGTCCCGCGCGATCCGGACACGTCCCGGTTTCCAGGGCTCGCTCAAGATCTGGTTTTACAAAATTCCAGTGCACCTGAAATGGCACTCCTGCCAGCACAACTGCGGCGCTGACGACGCACACCAGTGCGCTCCCCCAGAGCGCACGTACAGCATGTCGGTGGAGCAAAGTGACAACCCACGTCAAACTGAAGAGCAACAGCAGCAGTACCCACGGCATGAGCCAAAACAACGGCAAACCGCCGGGGTTGAGTGAAAGCAGCATCGCAGACACGGAGAGTAGTACTCCAAGCGAATACAGCCACCAAGCCTGCATAGTGAGCTACACCTCTAGTCCGGCAACTTCCCCAATAACGATGACCGCTGGAGGCATAACTCCATTGCCACGCAATGATATCCCCAACGTCTCTAGTGTACAGCGGAACCCTACTTGGGACGAAGTTGTACCTTCCTGAATGACGGCGACAGGAGTCGAGGCGGGGCGACCTGCGTCGATAAGCGCGCTCGCAATGGCAGGACCGTTCTTAACACCCATGATCACCACGAGGGTGCCGCCAGTCTGCGCAAGCGCGGACCAATTGTTGAGCGAGGTGGGATGTCCGGGAGGGACGTGCCCGGAAATGACAGTGAAAGAATGCACCATGCCGCGCTGTGTAACCGGCACCCCGAACACTGCCGGAACGGAGATCGCAGAGGTCACACCGGGGACAACTTCCACCTCGATGCCATGCTCGGCGCAGGCCTGGACCTCTTCAAATCCGCGTCCGAATACGAAGGAGTCACCGCCCTTCAGTCGCACCACATTCTTGCCGGCAAGCGCATGCTCGACCAGCATCTCATTGATTTTCTCTTGCGCCACCTGTCGGCCGTAGGGCAACTTGGAGCAGTCGATGATCTCTTTGGTCGTGATATCGCACAGCTTTTCCAGTTCCGACGTCGGCCCAAGGTGGTCGGCCAAAATGACATCGGCGGCTTGCAAGGCATGCATGCCCCGCACCGTGATGAGGTCCCAGGCGCCGGGACCGCCACCGACCAAAACTACACTGCGCTTTCCCATGGGTTATTAGTTTAACCCGCCACAGGCTGCCACGAATCTTTGCACGGCCTGCGGGCATGACGCCGGGTGAACATGCAGGTAAGAAGCATGAACATTGCCTCGGATAAACCCTTCCTGCTTCGGGGCTCCGTCCCAGGCACGCCAGCCCCACGCCTTATCGAAGCCCTGAGCATCGGAGTCCGTCAGCGCAGTGTGGTGGAATTCGTGACCGGTGATCCGCTCGCCAGCGCGGTACAGCACGCTGTCCGTCAGCGCCACAGACTCCCGATACCCCAGCGTCAGCCGCCGCCCCATAGCTGCATGCGTGCCGATCACGCCCAACATCGGATGGGCGTCCAGACTCTCCACCAGCCAAAGCAGTCCCGCGCATTCACCATGGACGGGTTTGCCCGCAGCCACGTGTGCCCGCACCTGCTGCTTCAAATCCTCCCGCGCAGCCAGCGCCTCCACATGCTCCTCCGGGAACCCGCCGGGGATGATCAGGCCATCACACTCAGGCAAAGCTTCGGTCAGCGGATCAAAGTCCACCACACGAGCGCCAGCCGCCTCCAGCAGCTCTCGGTGCTCGGCGTACGCAAACGTAAACGCTGGACCCGCGGCCATCGCGACCGTCACTGCCTTTTGCTTCTCGACGACCCTCCCCGGCACCCACTCCTCGCCCGCGTAATTCGCCGCAGCCAGGCCAACTATTGCCGCCATGTCGCAGTGTTTTTCCACCAGCTCAGCCATGCGTTCCACGGCTTGGCGTGCCTTTTCCCCATGTTCCTTCGCGGTGATCAGGCCCAGGTGTCTGCTCGGCACCTCGACTTTTTCCACTCTGGGGATTGCGCCTACTACAGCGATGCCCGCAGCTTCTACTGCTTCACGGCACACCGCAGCGTGGCGATCACTGCCAACCTGATTCAAGATCACGCCCGCTACATGAACGTCCGTTGACTCGGTGGCAAAACCCTTGACCAAAGCGCCCACGGATTGGCTCATCCCGCGGACGTCCACCACCAGGATTACAGGCAGCCCAAGCTCAGCGGCGATCGCTGCCGAAGATCCTGCGGGAAGCGCCTGGTGAGAATCGGTGATGCGGCCGTCGAAAAGCCCCATGACGCCTTCGACCACGGCGATGTCCTTGCCCGCGGATCCGTGGGCGTAGAGCGGACCGATGAGGCCCGGGCACATGACTGCATCCAGATTGCGGCCAGGCATGCCTGTAGCAAGGCTGTGATAGCTCGGGTCGATGTAGTCGGGGCCGACCTTGAACGGGGCGACCTTTCGCGTTTTGCTCAGCGCGGCCATGAGGCCGGTGGCGATGGTGGTTTTACCCGTCCCCGAACCGGTAGCGGCAATGAGGATGCCGGGAGTTACCACTCGATACCCTTCTGCCCCTTGCGCCCCACATCCATCGGGTGCTTGATTTTGGTCATTTCGGTGACCAAATCAGCGACCTCGATGAGCTTCGGATCGGCATCGCGACCGGTGATCACCACGTGCTGGGTTCCCGGTCGATTCTTTAGCGTGGCCACAACGTCATCGACATCCACCCAGCCCCACTTGATGGGGTACGTGAATTCGTCGAGCACGTAGAAGTCATGGGTTTCGGTGTTCAGGCGACGCTTGACTTCTTCCCAGCCATCACGCGCATCCTGTGCGTGATCCTCATCTGAGCCCTGCTTCTTGGTCCAAGACCAGCCTTCGCCCATCTTGTGCCACTCCACGGAGCCCGGCTCCAGCTCGCCGAGGCGCTTGAATACTGCCTCCTCACCGACCTTCCACTTCGCCGACTTCACGAACTGGAAGACACCCACCTTCATGCCTTGATTCCAGGCGCGCATGGCCATGCCGAAAGCGGCAGTGGACTTTCCCTTGCCCGGACCGGTGTGCACCGCAGTGATGGGCAGCATGCGGCGCTGGCGGGTGGTGAGGCCATCATCAGGGATGTTGGCAGGATCTACTTTTCCTTGGGGCATGACTACTCCTTAGACAACGCAGGCCGAATTTGGTTATACAAAGCGACGATTCAGTAGTGGTTTCTACGGTTTGCTTAACCAAATTCGGCAATCTCTATCTTGGTCATTCCCATCATCGTCTCATACGCACCGGGTGCTGCCATCAGTTCCCCAAAGTTCTCTGGAATGATCTCCCACGCCACACCAAACTTATCGACGCACCATCCACACGGCTGCTCCTGTGCCGCGAGCTTGGACCACAGGTAATCGATCTCTTCCTGGTCTTTGGCATTGATCAACATGGCGACGCCACCGACAAAGCTGAAGTCCTGTGGCACACCCGAATCCATCGCGGTAAACCACTGGCCGGCGAGTTGGAATTCGGAGAACATGACCTCGTTCGGGCTGTGCGGATACATCACTCGACGTCCGACTTCAGACTTCGGGATAACCTCGCAGTAGTAATCCACTGCCTCCGCACACTTGCCCTGCGCTTGCCCACAGAACATGAAGGCCGGGATGATGTGCGGGCGTGGATCGTTTTCCGGTCGCGTCATGATGAGCTGCCAATTCACGCCTGCTTTGTCTTCCACCCAGGCGTACTTCTTGGAGAATGGATACTCACCCAGTTCCATGAGCACCCGGCCACCGTCTTTGAGCTTTTCATAAGCTAGATCTAGGTACTTCTCCGCGTCCTCAAACTGGGCTGGATCAAAGTTCACCATGAAGCCGAGCGCCGGGTTTGGACGGAAAGTGTCATCAGCGTTGATCAGGGTCATTGGCAGACCATCGATCTCAATATCGACTGTCACATCCTTGCCCGCCATGTCCTTTTGGAAATCAGGCAGCCCCTCGGTTGGGTACTGCTGGGAACCGATAACCCGAGTATTGCGGAAGACCTCGGTGTAGAACTCAGCGAGCTCACGGGCGTTGCCATTGCACCAAATGTTGGGCACGATCGTTGTGGTCATGATTCCGAATGTACCCGTGTTGGAGGCAAGCTTCCGAACGCTGTTATGGGCGACTTGGATCCGGAAACCGCATACGTGAAACCCCATATCGCGAGTAGAACAAACGCTATCCGGCCATCTTCATCACAAGTACCACGAGTGCTGCTTGCAATATGCGGTTCTACGTATCCCAAAACACGGCGTACTCGCCCTACAGCGCCTCGATAATCCCTGCCACCGAGTCGGCTGAAAGCTCGGCTAACGACACGCACACGCCTTCCAGTTGCTTAGCTAGCTCGGACGCCAATCCGAGGCGCACCCGGGATCCAGCCTCGCAGTCGATCACCACCGAAGAGGCGATCTTGCGTGAAGCGATGAGCGCAGCAGCCTGTTTAGCTCCCGCCAATCCTGAACTGCCGGTGGCCCGACCGTCAGACAACACCACCAGGATGGGTTCTTTGCCCGGGTCGCGTCGGTACTCGCGCTCCGTGAGCTCGTGTGCCATCAGCAGGCCCTCGCCCAGTGGCGTCCGACCACCGGTGGCCACGTTGGACAAGCGCCGGACTGCTACATCGATCGACGAGGTCGGTGGCAGCAGCAGCTCAGGAGCTGCGCCTCGCACCGAAATCACCGCCACTTTGTCGCGGCGCTGGTAGGCGTCAGACAGCAATGACAACACAGCGCCAGTGACCGACGAGAGCCGATCCCGCGCGGCCATCGACCCGGAAGCATCAACCACGAACACGATGAGGTTAGAGCGCTTGCCGCGTCGCACTTGGCCGCGCAGATCGGCGGGACGGAAGTCGAGGCTGGCGCCATCGATATGCGCGCCTCTTTCGGCCGCCGCGAACAAAGTCCCGACTAGGTGCAGTCCGTGACCACCGGATACTGCGCGAATCGTCGAGCCTGCAGATGTCAGAGCATGTGAGCGTCGTCCCGGGCTGCCTTCTGCGGCATTGGAGCGTCGGCGAAGGAGCTTAGGTGCGAAACTGGGCGCCGGTGTCGGCGCTACCTGCCTTTCCATCCGAGTCCGGCTGCGCGTCTGGTTCGCGCTCAGGCCGTTCCGAAGGCGGCTGAGGTTCCTGTTCCGGCTCATCGAACGCGCCATCCAAGGCCTCGTCCAGCTCATCCTCCGTCACACCCGGCTCGTCGAACGGATTGCGACGCTTGCGGTGTGGCAGCGCGAGCTCTGCAGCCACTCGGATGTCTTCCTCCGCTACTTCCTCGGCGCCTCGCCACGCGGCATGTGCCACCGCAGCTCGAGCGATAACGAGATCAGCGCGCAAGCCATCGACATCAAAGGAAGCGCATACTTTCGCGATCGCCGTCAAAGCCTCATCGCTGAGCAGCACGCGGCCAACCAGCTCCTTCGCCACCGCGATTTGCGCAGCCAATGCCTCCGTCTGTTCCGACCACTCCCGCGCGAACCGAACTGGATCAGCCTCGAAAGCAAGTCGCCGGCGCATAATGTCTGCGCGCTTTTCGACGTCCTTCGTCCCGGCGACCTCCACCGCGAAACCGAACCGGTCGAGCAGCTGCGGCCGCAGCTCCCCTTCCTCCGGATTCATCGTGCCCACCAGCACAAACGATGCCGGAGAACTGTGGGAAATTCCATCGCGTTCGATGGTGACTTGGCCAGTGGCCGCGGCATCGAGCAGCGCGTCAATCAGGTGATCGGCTAGCAGGTTGACTTCATCAACATAGAGCACGCCGCCATTGGCCTGCGCGAGCAGACCTGGCTGGTACTCGGCCTTTCCTGTGGTGAGCACGGTCTCGAGGTTGAGTGAGCCCACCACTCTGTCTTCGGTGGCACCGAGGGGGAGGTTGACCAGGGGTGCGCCGTCGATAAGCGCTGCAAAGGCCCGCACGGTGGTGGTCTTGGCGGTTCCCTTTTCGCCGCGCACGACAACGCCCCCGATCCGGGGAGCGATCGCGTTAAGGATGAGCGCTAACTTAAGTTGCTCTTGCCCAACAACGGCAGCGAATGGAAAACCCGGATAAGGGGCGTTAGTCAACGGTTTTTAGTCCTCCAGCTTGAGGGTCTGCTGGGTACGATCCCATACCTCGCGGAACAGCTGCTTGTCGCCAGACAGAGCAACGCCGTAGGTAGGAACCATTTCCTTCAGCTTTGGACCCCACTCGATCATGCGGTTACCGAAGCAACGCTCCAGAACCTCGATCATGGCGGATGGTGCGATGGAAGCGCCTGGGGAAGCGCCGAGCAGACCAGCGATCGTGCCCTCAGGGTTGTTGATCAGGGCGGTGCCGAACTCCAGGGAACCGAAACGAGGAGCGCCAGAAGGCTTAATGATCTGGACGCGCTGACCAGCCATCACCAGCTCCCAGTCCTCAGCCTTAGCGGTTGGCATGTACTCGCGCAGAGATTCCAGGCGAGCAGCCTCGTCCTTCATCACCTCAGTGATCAGGTACTTGGTCAGGCCCATCTCCTGCACACCAACGCCCATGTAAGAAGGCAAGTTGGTTGGACGGAAGGACTTAAACAGATCCAGGAAAGAACCCTGCTTCAGGAACTTAGGGGTCCAGCCAGCGTATGGGCCGAAGAGCAGGCCCTTCTTGCCGTCGATGACGCGGGTATCCAAGTGAGGCACGGACATTGGTGGGGTACCTACAGATGCCTGGCCGTAGACCTTAGCGGCGTGCTGCTCGATGAGCTCGTCGTTGGTGCAACGCAGCCAAGCTCCGGAAACTGGGAATCCGCCGTAGCCCTTGATCTCCTTGATTCCGGACTTCTGCAGCAGTGGCAAAGCCATGCCGCCAGCGCCGACGAATACAAAGGAAGCCTTGACAGTAGAGATGTCACCGGTGTGGACGTTCTTAGCCACAATCTTCCACTTGGCGCCGTCAGCCTTGATGGTGACTACCTCGTGGCCGTAACGGATCTCGGTACCGCCCTTTTGAGCTGCTTCGAGGAACTGCTTTGCCTGAGCACCGTAGTTGATGTCGGTGCCACCTTCGAACCAAGAGATGTTGACCTTCTCGGCTTCGAAGTCGCGCCCCTTCGCCATCAACGGCAGGAACTCAGCGAACTTCGCGTCATCGTCGGAGTACTGCATGCCTTCAAACAAGGTGTGCTTGGACAGCTTTTCGTAGCGCTGCTTAA
It encodes the following:
- the cobA gene encoding uroporphyrinogen-III C-methyltransferase — protein: MGKRSVVLVGGGPGAWDLITVRGMHALQAADVILADHLGPTSELEKLCDITTKEIIDCSKLPYGRQVAQEKINEMLVEHALAGKNVVRLKGGDSFVFGRGFEEVQACAEHGIEVEVVPGVTSAISVPAVFGVPVTQRGMVHSFTVISGHVPPGHPTSLNNWSALAQTGGTLVVIMGVKNGPAIASALIDAGRPASTPVAVIQEGTTSSQVGFRCTLETLGISLRGNGVMPPAVIVIGEVAGLEV
- a CDS encoding cobyrinate a,c-diamide synthase; the encoded protein is MVTPGILIAATGSGTGKTTIATGLMAALSKTRKVAPFKVGPDYIDPSYHSLATGMPGRNLDAVMCPGLIGPLYAHGSAGKDIAVVEGVMGLFDGRITDSHQALPAGSSAAIAAELGLPVILVVDVRGMSQSVGALVKGFATESTDVHVAGVILNQVGSDRHAAVCREAVEAAGIAVVGAIPRVEKVEVPSRHLGLITAKEHGEKARQAVERMAELVEKHCDMAAIVGLAAANYAGEEWVPGRVVEKQKAVTVAMAAGPAFTFAYAEHRELLEAAGARVVDFDPLTEALPECDGLIIPGGFPEEHVEALAAREDLKQQVRAHVAAGKPVHGECAGLLWLVESLDAHPMLGVIGTHAAMGRRLTLGYRESVALTDSVLYRAGERITGHEFHHTALTDSDAQGFDKAWGWRAWDGAPKQEGFIRGNVHASYLHVHPASCPQAVQRFVAACGGLN
- the cobO gene encoding cob(I)yrinic acid a,c-diamide adenosyltransferase — encoded protein: MPQGKVDPANIPDDGLTTRQRRMLPITAVHTGPGKGKSTAAFGMAMRAWNQGMKVGVFQFVKSAKWKVGEEAVFKRLGELEPGSVEWHKMGEGWSWTKKQGSDEDHAQDARDGWEEVKRRLNTETHDFYVLDEFTYPIKWGWVDVDDVVATLKNRPGTQHVVITGRDADPKLIEVADLVTEMTKIKHPMDVGRKGQKGIEW
- a CDS encoding VOC family protein, coding for MTTTIVPNIWCNGNARELAEFYTEVFRNTRVIGSQQYPTEGLPDFQKDMAGKDVTVDIEIDGLPMTLINADDTFRPNPALGFMVNFDPAQFEDAEKYLDLAYEKLKDGGRVLMELGEYPFSKKYAWVEDKAGVNWQLIMTRPENDPRPHIIPAFMFCGQAQGKCAEAVDYYCEVIPKSEVGRRVMYPHSPNEVMFSEFQLAGQWFTAMDSGVPQDFSFVGGVAMLINAKDQEEIDYLWSKLAAQEQPCGWCVDKFGVAWEIIPENFGELMAAPGAYETMMGMTKIEIAEFG
- a CDS encoding vWA domain-containing protein, giving the protein MERQVAPTPAPSFAPKLLRRRSNAAEGSPGRRSHALTSAGSTIRAVSGGHGLHLVGTLFAAAERGAHIDGASLDFRPADLRGQVRRGKRSNLIVFVVDASGSMAARDRLSSVTGAVLSLLSDAYQRRDKVAVISVRGAAPELLLPPTSSIDVAVRRLSNVATGGRTPLGEGLLMAHELTEREYRRDPGKEPILVVLSDGRATGSSGLAGAKQAAALIASRKIASSVVIDCEAGSRVRLGLASELAKQLEGVCVSLAELSADSVAGIIEAL
- a CDS encoding ATP-binding protein, whose protein sequence is MTNAPYPGFPFAAVVGQEQLKLALILNAIAPRIGGVVVRGEKGTAKTTTVRAFAALIDGAPLVNLPLGATEDRVVGSLNLETVLTTGKAEYQPGLLAQANGGVLYVDEVNLLADHLIDALLDAAATGQVTIERDGISHSSPASFVLVGTMNPEEGELRPQLLDRFGFAVEVAGTKDVEKRADIMRRRLAFEADPVRFAREWSEQTEALAAQIAVAKELVGRVLLSDEALTAIAKVCASFDVDGLRADLVIARAAVAHAAWRGAEEVAEEDIRVAAELALPHRKRRNPFDEPGVTEDELDEALDGAFDEPEQEPQPPSERPEREPDAQPDSDGKAGSADTGAQFRT
- the mqo gene encoding malate dehydrogenase (quinone) — translated: MSEANVSAKVTDEADVVLIGAGIMSATLGAMLKQLEPTWSQIIFERLDVPAEESSSPWNNAGTGHSALCELNYTPLQHGEVNIAKAVRINEKFQVSRQFWSHQVDNGILTDPREFINPVPHVSFGRGDEQVAYIKQRYEKLSKHTLFEGMQYSDDDAKFAEFLPLMAKGRDFEAEKVNISWFEGGTDINYGAQAKQFLEAAQKGGTEIRYGHEVVTIKADGAKWKIVAKNVHTGDISTVKASFVFVGAGGMALPLLQKSGIKEIKGYGGFPVSGAWLRCTNDELIEQHAAKVYGQASVGTPPMSVPHLDTRVIDGKKGLLFGPYAGWTPKFLKQGSFLDLFKSFRPTNLPSYMGVGVQEMGLTKYLITEVMKDEAARLESLREYMPTAKAEDWELVMAGQRVQIIKPSGAPRFGSLEFGTALINNPEGTIAGLLGASPGASIAPSAMIEVLERCFGNRMIEWGPKLKEMVPTYGVALSGDKQLFREVWDRTQQTLKLED